One genomic segment of Clavibacter sepedonicus includes these proteins:
- a CDS encoding type II/IV secretion system ATPase subunit, producing the protein MTDETAPEIDMSQRPFLADLTSPANIPVTHRPAPTGQAHLFAASTRQPTLHLVDSAAPEAEAPLSADEPLKRPRTPEARMRLEAVAGPGANAIDWRQVDRFVKALDIDTASSRSRQDFDVATASATPETPYEESVLAQIEKRVKEHVRQVGMNSGPEKEWSDALSAQYVQAVFDSVFRYGRLQQYLREEDVEDISIVGHDNVMVTKTNGRKERRPACADNVDDLERIIYDIASWRGRAFSRPYGRVDLDIGGARFAGVGRPNNSVPNITIRKHNHVDIDLDNLVELGTITPKMRQLLDALVRANLSALVSGWAGTGKTTFLRGWMSAVPRDDKIVTIETERELYLGKLAHRHAQVQDFECVPYALAGTDMEARFTLEDAFLAALRSSAKRILFGEIRGPEGPIAIRAMKAGMGSISTIHARNAADALDRFVDILMEEQRLSDDASPMRQVLRSINIVVHLDTITTADGTSRRIVSEIAEVIAQPNKQIPMAARLVAWNYDKQQYDMPEKPSTDLAATLRRAGLDDEFFYTGAN; encoded by the coding sequence ATGACCGACGAGACCGCACCCGAGATCGACATGAGCCAGCGCCCGTTCCTCGCCGACCTCACCAGTCCAGCCAACATCCCTGTCACTCATCGCCCTGCCCCGACCGGCCAGGCGCACCTCTTCGCCGCCTCCACCAGGCAGCCCACGCTCCACCTCGTCGATTCCGCGGCTCCTGAGGCCGAGGCTCCGTTGTCGGCCGACGAACCTCTCAAGCGGCCCCGCACCCCCGAGGCGCGGATGCGTCTCGAGGCGGTCGCCGGTCCCGGAGCCAACGCCATCGACTGGCGCCAGGTCGACCGGTTCGTCAAGGCCTTGGACATCGACACGGCATCCAGCCGCAGCCGCCAGGACTTCGACGTCGCCACAGCGTCCGCAACCCCTGAGACTCCCTACGAGGAGAGCGTCCTCGCGCAAATCGAGAAGCGCGTGAAGGAGCACGTCCGCCAGGTCGGCATGAACAGCGGCCCGGAGAAGGAGTGGTCCGATGCCTTGAGTGCTCAGTACGTCCAGGCCGTCTTCGACTCGGTCTTCCGATACGGCCGGCTCCAGCAGTACCTCCGCGAGGAGGACGTCGAGGACATCTCCATCGTCGGCCACGACAACGTCATGGTCACCAAGACCAACGGCCGCAAGGAGCGACGCCCCGCCTGCGCCGACAACGTCGACGACCTTGAGCGGATCATCTACGACATCGCCAGCTGGCGCGGCCGCGCGTTCAGCCGACCCTACGGTCGCGTCGACCTCGACATCGGCGGCGCCCGCTTCGCCGGCGTCGGACGCCCCAACAACTCCGTCCCCAACATCACCATCCGCAAGCACAACCACGTCGACATCGACCTCGACAACCTCGTCGAGCTCGGCACCATCACGCCCAAGATGAGACAGCTCCTGGACGCGCTCGTGCGCGCCAACCTCTCCGCCCTCGTCTCCGGCTGGGCCGGCACCGGCAAGACCACATTCCTCCGCGGCTGGATGTCCGCCGTGCCCCGCGACGACAAGATCGTCACCATCGAGACGGAACGCGAGCTCTACCTCGGAAAGCTCGCCCACCGCCACGCCCAAGTCCAGGACTTCGAGTGCGTCCCCTACGCCCTCGCCGGCACCGACATGGAGGCCCGCTTCACCCTTGAAGACGCCTTCCTCGCCGCCCTCCGGTCCTCCGCCAAGCGCATCCTGTTCGGCGAGATCCGCGGCCCCGAAGGACCCATCGCCATCCGCGCGATGAAGGCCGGCATGGGCTCCATCTCCACCATCCACGCCCGCAACGCCGCTGACGCACTTGACCGGTTCGTCGACATCCTCATGGAGGAACAGCGCCTCAGCGACGATGCATCACCCATGCGCCAGGTGCTCCGCAGCATCAACATCGTCGTGCACCTCGACACCATCACCACCGCGGACGGCACCAGCCGCCGCATCGTGTCCGAGATCGCCGAAGTCATCGCCCAGCCGAACAAGCAGATCCCCATGGCCGCGCGTCTGGTCGCCTGGAACTACGACAAGCAGCAGTACGACATGCCGGAGAAGCCCAGCACCGACCTTGCCGCGACCCTCCGTCGAGCCGGTCTCGACGACGAGTTCTTCTACACCGGAGCGAACTGA
- a CDS encoding SAF domain-containing protein: MTVTDAVPATSATATRAPSSAARADSITPVRVKRPWTWKAGAIALIVAGALGGVFIYSSNSNSQQVFVSSRDIARGQIISQTDLGTLDISQGQNTQGIPVADAADVIGQTATVDLPAGSLVTSSSVAPALSVPDGKALVGLTLKRTQLPAQALVADDHVAIVPVAADAAAAATGAVTSGSSAVAGDVSATARDEAADTITVDVYVPATAAADLTSRAAAGAVAIYLTPEGK; this comes from the coding sequence GTGACTGTCACAGACGCCGTTCCCGCCACGAGCGCCACCGCCACCCGCGCACCGAGCTCAGCCGCGCGGGCGGACTCCATCACCCCTGTGCGCGTGAAGCGACCGTGGACATGGAAGGCGGGTGCCATCGCGCTTATCGTCGCTGGCGCACTTGGCGGGGTCTTCATCTACTCCTCCAACTCGAACAGCCAGCAGGTGTTCGTCAGCAGCCGCGACATTGCTCGAGGGCAGATCATCAGCCAGACCGATCTCGGCACCCTCGACATCTCGCAGGGCCAGAACACCCAGGGGATCCCGGTCGCGGATGCCGCGGACGTCATCGGGCAGACCGCCACCGTCGACCTCCCCGCCGGCAGCCTCGTCACGTCGTCCTCCGTGGCGCCGGCCCTCAGCGTCCCCGACGGCAAGGCGCTCGTTGGGCTGACCCTCAAGCGCACCCAGCTCCCCGCACAGGCGCTCGTCGCCGACGACCATGTCGCGATCGTTCCCGTCGCCGCCGATGCGGCTGCTGCTGCTACAGGAGCGGTCACCAGCGGGTCTTCTGCCGTCGCGGGAGACGTCTCGGCCACCGCGCGTGATGAAGCCGCCGACACCATTACCGTCGACGTCTACGTGCCCGCGACGGCCGCAGCGGACCTCACCAGCCGGGCAGCTGCCGGGGCCGTGGCGATCTACCTCACTCCCGAAGGGAAGTGA
- a CDS encoding winged helix-turn-helix domain-containing protein: MTVGDESANAPYLASSARALGYSETRARILQIAFRDGPCTATTLMSELGLTRAGVEAHIRPLVAAGFLIPEQDPDVAGRGGGGGNRLQWRADATAFDGAVDEYRRTIRGPL, encoded by the coding sequence ATGACGGTTGGAGACGAATCGGCGAATGCGCCGTACCTCGCATCGTCAGCACGCGCTCTTGGCTACTCCGAGACGCGTGCGCGGATCCTCCAGATCGCCTTCCGGGATGGCCCCTGTACTGCGACGACCTTGATGAGTGAACTCGGACTCACCCGGGCGGGTGTCGAGGCGCACATCAGGCCGCTCGTCGCTGCGGGCTTCCTGATCCCGGAGCAAGATCCCGACGTCGCCGGCCGCGGTGGTGGTGGGGGCAACCGGCTGCAGTGGCGAGCCGATGCGACCGCCTTCGACGGGGCTGTGGACGAATACCGACGCACCATTCGCGGTCCGCTCTAG